In Syntrophorhabdales bacterium, a single window of DNA contains:
- the purE gene encoding 5-(carboxyamino)imidazole ribonucleotide mutase, which translates to MTAPRILIILGSDSDLPIIEDGLNFLKTMDVAYALDISSAHRHPEKTVTLAQKARGQGIEVIIAAAGLAAHLPGVIASHTTLPVIGIPLKGEALNGLDSLLSIVQMPKGVPVATVGVNSSRNACILACEILSIKYPQISRKMELLKETMRNEVEQKSRKIAHHTAKVESPKRPQAGTGRGSRKIK; encoded by the coding sequence ATGACAGCACCAAGAATACTGATCATCCTTGGCAGCGACAGTGACCTCCCCATCATAGAAGATGGGCTCAACTTCTTGAAAACCATGGACGTTGCCTATGCGCTCGATATTTCCTCTGCCCACCGCCATCCGGAAAAGACCGTAACTCTCGCACAGAAAGCGAGAGGGCAGGGGATAGAAGTAATTATTGCCGCCGCGGGACTTGCGGCACACCTTCCGGGAGTGATTGCCTCCCACACCACATTGCCGGTAATAGGCATCCCGCTCAAAGGGGAAGCGCTGAACGGGCTTGATTCGCTCCTTTCCATAGTCCAGATGCCCAAGGGGGTGCCGGTTGCGACCGTAGGGGTCAATTCTTCACGCAATGCCTGCATTCTGGCCTGTGAAATACTCTCGATAAAATACCCGCAGATCAGCAGGAAAATGGAGCTGCTCAAAGAAACCATGAGAAACGAGGTGGAACAGAAGTCGCGAAAGATTGCACATCACACTGCCAAAGTCGAGTCACCAAAACGCCCGCAAGCGGGTACCGGGCGAGGGTCACGAAAGATCAAATAA